In Legionella sp. PATHC035, a genomic segment contains:
- a CDS encoding alpha/beta hydrolase — protein sequence MITSSLLHVRDILHAQLCYQAFITPIFLPLDKEYRDFAKLACEFIEARRTEVIHNEFPRHHVLHRFAPQKNSKGRKVLITHGWISRAAYMARLIHVLHQQGYEVYALDFPAHGEAKGLQLPWTDAVAILKDTINQYGPFYAVIGHSFGGSMLLNTLNVAGQLPEWQLKYKPERAILIASPTQMRSPVNHIAKKFKLSGHGYLYLRQVMRQQARFDIKLVRLHHFISQSPNIPFLCIHGELDETISTKESIEFCKKYPDAKLCLLPEANHVSVLLDERVERLVSDFLE from the coding sequence ATGATCACTTCATCATTACTCCATGTACGAGACATTTTACACGCCCAATTGTGTTATCAGGCATTTATTACTCCTATCTTTTTACCTTTGGATAAAGAATATCGGGATTTTGCAAAATTGGCTTGTGAATTTATCGAGGCAAGACGCACCGAAGTGATACATAATGAATTCCCACGCCATCATGTATTGCATCGTTTTGCCCCACAGAAAAATTCAAAAGGAAGAAAAGTCCTGATCACCCATGGATGGATATCTCGCGCCGCATACATGGCTCGCTTAATCCATGTGTTACATCAACAAGGATATGAAGTATACGCACTTGATTTTCCTGCTCATGGTGAAGCTAAAGGGCTACAGCTGCCTTGGACCGATGCGGTTGCTATTTTGAAGGATACCATCAATCAATACGGTCCTTTCTATGCAGTTATTGGACATTCTTTTGGCGGTTCTATGTTACTCAATACCCTGAACGTGGCAGGTCAACTGCCCGAATGGCAATTAAAATATAAACCTGAACGTGCGATTTTAATTGCATCACCCACACAAATGCGCAGCCCCGTTAACCACATTGCCAAAAAGTTTAAACTGAGTGGACACGGGTACTTGTATTTACGCCAAGTGATGAGGCAGCAAGCGCGCTTCGACATTAAACTGGTCCGTCTTCACCATTTCATTTCCCAATCACCTAATATTCCTTTCTTATGCATTCATGGGGAGCTTGACGAAACGATTAGTACTAAAGAATCGATCGAATTCTGTAAAAAATATCCAGATGCCAAACTTTGCCTCCTTCCAGAAGCAAATCACGTGAGTGTATTATTGGATGAGCGAGTAGAACGCTTGGTAAGTGACTTTTTGGAATAA
- the rpoH gene encoding RNA polymerase sigma factor RpoH, which produces MSQYLQLAEMNLPVGSLDSYIHRVNQIPMLSLEEEVAYAERFHSEGDLEAARRLVLAHLRYVVRVARGYLGYGLPLNDLIQEGNIGLMKAVKRFDPKMGVRLVSFAVHWIKAEIHEFVLRNWRIVKIATTKAQRKLFFNLRQMKNRLGWMSREEVTAVANDLGVSCEDVLVMEQRLNAMDTPYDAPDADDHDEFYTAPERYLFNANDDPSVLLEKENTGDQGREHLMLALEQLDERSQDILQQRWLAEDKLTLHDLAKKYGVSAERVRQLEKNAMKKLRQYIENL; this is translated from the coding sequence ATGAGTCAATATTTACAACTTGCCGAAATGAATTTACCTGTGGGCAGTCTTGATTCTTACATTCACAGGGTTAATCAAATTCCTATGCTCTCTTTAGAGGAAGAGGTTGCTTATGCTGAGCGCTTTCATTCTGAGGGAGATCTTGAGGCTGCGCGACGTTTAGTTCTTGCTCATTTGCGCTATGTTGTTCGCGTTGCTCGCGGTTATTTGGGATATGGCTTGCCTCTGAACGATTTAATTCAGGAAGGTAATATTGGATTGATGAAGGCGGTCAAACGATTCGACCCGAAGATGGGAGTACGTCTGGTCTCCTTTGCTGTGCACTGGATCAAAGCAGAAATTCATGAATTCGTTTTACGCAATTGGCGTATTGTTAAAATTGCTACGACTAAAGCACAGCGTAAGTTATTTTTTAATCTCCGCCAAATGAAAAATCGTTTGGGATGGATGAGCCGTGAAGAAGTGACTGCGGTAGCAAACGATTTAGGCGTAAGTTGTGAAGATGTTTTAGTGATGGAGCAGCGCCTGAATGCGATGGATACCCCTTATGATGCTCCTGATGCAGATGATCATGATGAATTTTATACGGCTCCTGAGCGTTATTTGTTCAATGCAAATGATGATCCTTCCGTCCTGTTAGAAAAAGAAAATACAGGCGATCAAGGCCGTGAACATTTGATGCTTGCGCTAGAGCAATTAGATGAGCGCAGCCAGGATATTTTACAACAACGTTGGTTAGCTGAAGATAAGCTGACGTTACATGATTTGGCTAAAAAGTATGGCGTATCTGCTGAGCGGGTTCGACAGCTTGAAAAAAATGCAATGAAAAAATTGCGACAATATATAGAAAATCTTTAA
- a CDS encoding dienelactone hydrolase family protein, translating into MHTLNHIYHDNGQELHGFLAYDRALAGPRPAVLVVHDWSGRNEFACEKAKLLAQMGYVGFAVDMYGHGQLGSTTEEKQALMNPLVADQQLLRRRIQAGLTAVCSMSEVDSQRVAVIGFCFGGMCALELARSGADIKGVVSFHGLLRQPGNLKSEPIIAKILVMHGYDDPMVQPDQVHEFCNEMTEANVDWQMHMYGHVQHAFTNPLAHDTQLGTIYNEVAAQRSWQAMTNFLQEIFK; encoded by the coding sequence ATGCATACTTTAAATCATATTTATCATGATAACGGACAGGAACTTCATGGCTTCTTAGCGTACGACAGAGCTCTTGCTGGCCCCCGTCCTGCAGTATTAGTTGTTCATGATTGGAGCGGCCGTAATGAGTTTGCCTGTGAGAAAGCAAAGTTATTGGCTCAAATGGGCTATGTTGGTTTTGCTGTAGATATGTATGGCCACGGCCAACTTGGTTCCACTACAGAGGAAAAACAAGCGCTCATGAATCCGCTGGTTGCTGATCAACAATTATTACGACGACGCATTCAAGCAGGATTGACCGCTGTGTGTTCTATGTCAGAAGTTGATAGTCAACGAGTTGCAGTCATTGGATTTTGCTTTGGAGGCATGTGCGCTCTTGAGTTGGCACGTTCTGGAGCAGATATTAAGGGAGTAGTCAGTTTTCATGGCTTGTTGCGTCAACCTGGAAATCTAAAATCTGAGCCCATCATTGCCAAAATTTTAGTCATGCATGGCTATGACGACCCGATGGTGCAGCCTGATCAGGTGCATGAGTTTTGTAACGAGATGACCGAAGCTAACGTGGATTGGCAAATGCATATGTATGGGCATGTGCAGCATGCTTTTACTAATCCGCTTGCGCATGATACGCAATTAGGGACTATCTATAATGAGGTTGCTGCGCAACGATCCTGGCAAGCGATGACCAACTTTTTACAAGAAATTTTTAAGTAA
- the ftsY gene encoding signal recognition particle-docking protein FtsY, protein MIKWFKRSHDSTSAEADHSQSVTDSMPEVPEEVIEQEQEPAKEGIFARFRKGLSKTRHQLGDGIGRLLLGKKEISQELMDELETLLISADLGMETTQTVLNQLAESLARKQLSDGNAVYDALKFHLQAILSQNSHALTLETADHSPFVILMVGVNGAGKTTTIGKLAKQFQQQGKKVMLAAGDTFRAAAVEQLHVWGERNDIPVIAQHTGADSASVIFDALQAAKARKIDILIADTAGRLHTQGNLMDELKKVKRVLQKLCPEAPHETMLVLDASIGQNALVQARQFHEAVGLTGITMTKLDGTAKGGILFAIANELGIPFRYIGIGEGIEDLRPFDATQFVGALFNDHI, encoded by the coding sequence ATGATTAAATGGTTTAAGCGAAGTCATGATTCCACCTCTGCAGAGGCCGATCATTCACAAAGTGTTACTGACTCGATGCCTGAAGTTCCTGAGGAAGTCATTGAACAGGAACAAGAGCCTGCAAAAGAGGGGATTTTTGCACGTTTCAGGAAAGGACTGAGTAAAACACGCCATCAGCTAGGCGATGGAATTGGGCGATTACTGCTCGGTAAAAAGGAAATCAGCCAAGAGTTGATGGATGAGCTAGAAACTCTTTTGATCAGCGCTGATTTAGGTATGGAGACCACTCAAACTGTATTAAATCAGTTGGCCGAAAGCTTAGCTCGTAAGCAGTTATCCGATGGGAATGCAGTTTATGATGCGCTGAAATTTCATTTACAAGCAATTTTGAGTCAAAACAGCCACGCTCTAACTCTAGAGACCGCAGATCATTCTCCATTTGTTATCTTAATGGTTGGAGTTAATGGTGCTGGTAAAACCACTACCATAGGGAAACTGGCGAAACAATTTCAGCAGCAAGGCAAGAAAGTCATGTTGGCTGCGGGAGATACTTTTAGAGCCGCGGCAGTGGAGCAATTGCATGTCTGGGGCGAGCGTAATGACATCCCCGTGATTGCACAGCATACCGGAGCAGATAGTGCCTCGGTGATTTTTGATGCGTTGCAAGCAGCAAAAGCACGCAAAATAGATATTTTAATCGCTGATACCGCGGGTCGGCTGCATACGCAGGGCAATCTAATGGATGAGTTAAAGAAGGTAAAGCGAGTTCTTCAGAAACTTTGTCCAGAGGCTCCTCATGAAACGATGTTGGTATTGGATGCAAGCATAGGGCAAAATGCTTTAGTTCAGGCTCGACAATTTCACGAAGCAGTCGGGCTGACGGGAATTACCATGACTAAATTAGATGGCACCGCTAAGGGTGGGATTTTGTTTGCCATTGCGAATGAGTTAGGAATACCCTTTCGTTATATAGGGATTGGTGAAGGGATAGAAGATTTACGACCCTTTGATGCAACACAATTTGTTGGTGCACTATTCAATGATCACATTTGA
- a CDS encoding Pls/PosA family non-ribosomal peptide synthetase, with the protein MSFSPGYNTMQLHHFFELSADNYSSNIALICDNAFISYQELENRANQLAHFLYENEISKGSIVGILLERSIECYVAILATLKSGAAYVPIEVDYPDERINYIFSDLPFDAVLTSSLQLAQKKLAWPTTYVIDTLAEEISKRPTHRLIQDGLGPDDLCYIIYTSGSTGKPKGVEITQRSICHYVQTASKLYGITSDDKVYQGFSLAFDASLEEFWMAFANGAALVACTAKEVRSGLGLIPFLQQHRVSVFSTVPTLLSALEGHLPDLRLLILGGETCSSALVKRWSRDGLRILNTYGPTEATIIATYAECHPDKEITIGQPLPGYEVLILDEQLQEVADGEEGELCIAGVALARGYVNRPENTAEKFILNPANKNQRLYRTGDLVSRAPNGDLRFAGRVDDQIKLRGFRIELSEIETVIMQYAGIKQAVVSLHALEQPTLVAYLLLDTNHVLDVNELKDFLKSRLPDYMVPALIEILEAFPVLASGKVNRKELPKPTQQKTETHYKEPKTELAREIALVWEKVFDCNNISVNADFFYDLGGHSLHAAKVISNLRKIPVLKNISILDLYKNPTISQLEEKFSALNANSQVSEVPAAKKKYRAPQWKYYLCGVGQFFGCLLQYAVGTLQLLAVILCYSWVSSEYSIISRESQLAFLALFLSMPIISLFITICLKWILLGRVKAGEYPLWGWFYFRWWLVQRLLKNLFLAKFLVGSPLAAIYYRLLGAKIGKNCYLGSMQVSAHDLLTVGDNTSIGSDCRLNGYIVEDGWLKIGSINIGNNCYVGSRAVVGLNTQIEDNGVLDDMSMLHDQGLIPQGAYFAGSPALSGTAPADHVTRKKIAVEESTMLENTLFGILHYLGVVFVMVVYYLCLIPSISLISYYYDQSHYFTTMFFAIPLGAILFLGLYYLCIVICKKIIMDKIKPGEYPLKSFYYFRHWIMVKLLDGDEISVMADTLYLPMFLRLLGAKLGKGVELGETPHIIPDLVTIEEGGFAASSVALAWPSVCNGFISFAPVTVGRRAFVGNVSLLPAGKSMGEGALLGCLSVTPPGDKATEPYSAWLGSPAVFLPKRELFVGFSDKDTFYPSKKLYCMRLAIEFMRIILPSTFSLIALFNMLYVLDYMLSEYSWFATALVLPPAEMFFTVCLVGVLVALKWLMLGRLKPLTKPIWDPFIWKNDVIEYSYNYYTNPHLTNKVLGTPFALWIHRCLGTKAGKRVFTDSAEFSEFDLITIGNDVCINAETIIQTHLYEDRIFKVSNVTIGSGCNIGVGSIVLYNTLMEENSCLGSLSLLMKGERLPENTHWAGIPAQSTALGTQYQQVAPQPAITEEVPGEPIPELL; encoded by the coding sequence TTGAGTTTTTCACCCGGTTATAACACTATGCAATTGCATCATTTTTTTGAGCTATCCGCTGATAATTATTCAAGTAATATCGCATTGATTTGCGACAATGCATTTATTTCTTATCAAGAATTAGAAAATCGTGCCAATCAATTAGCTCATTTTCTTTATGAAAACGAAATATCCAAGGGGAGCATTGTCGGCATTCTATTAGAACGTTCTATAGAATGTTATGTTGCTATACTCGCCACGTTAAAATCAGGCGCCGCTTATGTGCCTATTGAAGTAGATTATCCAGATGAGCGGATTAACTACATTTTTTCGGATCTCCCTTTTGATGCAGTGTTAACTTCTTCTCTGCAATTGGCCCAAAAAAAACTGGCATGGCCAACTACTTATGTGATTGACACACTGGCTGAAGAAATTTCGAAACGTCCCACACACAGATTAATTCAAGATGGTTTGGGTCCTGATGACTTGTGTTACATCATTTACACTTCAGGCTCAACAGGAAAGCCTAAAGGCGTGGAAATTACGCAACGCAGCATTTGTCACTATGTACAAACTGCAAGTAAACTTTATGGTATAACCAGTGATGATAAGGTATATCAAGGATTTTCCTTAGCATTCGACGCTTCTTTAGAAGAGTTTTGGATGGCCTTTGCTAATGGTGCCGCTCTAGTTGCCTGCACTGCCAAAGAGGTGCGTTCCGGTTTAGGCTTAATTCCGTTTTTACAACAGCATCGCGTCAGTGTTTTTTCAACAGTGCCAACTCTATTGTCTGCTTTAGAGGGACATTTGCCTGATCTGCGGCTTTTAATTTTAGGTGGGGAAACGTGTTCTTCTGCTCTAGTCAAACGGTGGAGTAGAGACGGACTGAGAATCCTCAACACCTATGGGCCTACTGAGGCAACGATTATTGCAACTTATGCAGAGTGTCATCCCGACAAAGAAATCACTATTGGCCAGCCATTACCTGGTTATGAAGTACTTATCCTTGATGAGCAATTGCAGGAAGTGGCGGATGGTGAAGAAGGAGAATTGTGTATTGCTGGGGTTGCTTTGGCTCGTGGTTATGTCAATCGGCCAGAGAATACTGCAGAAAAATTTATTTTAAATCCAGCAAATAAGAATCAGCGCTTGTATCGAACAGGCGATTTAGTTTCCAGAGCGCCTAATGGTGACCTACGTTTTGCTGGGCGTGTGGATGATCAAATTAAATTGCGTGGATTTCGCATTGAATTAAGCGAAATTGAAACGGTAATCATGCAATATGCTGGAATTAAGCAGGCAGTTGTTAGTTTACACGCATTGGAGCAACCCACATTAGTTGCTTATTTGCTCCTTGATACAAATCATGTCCTTGATGTAAATGAACTGAAAGACTTTTTAAAATCACGCTTGCCCGATTATATGGTACCCGCATTAATCGAAATCCTAGAAGCATTTCCAGTATTAGCCAGCGGTAAAGTAAATCGGAAGGAACTGCCTAAACCTACACAACAAAAGACCGAGACACATTATAAAGAACCTAAAACTGAATTGGCTCGCGAAATTGCTCTTGTCTGGGAAAAAGTATTTGATTGTAATAATATTTCTGTAAATGCAGATTTTTTCTACGATCTAGGTGGACACTCATTACATGCGGCGAAAGTGATCTCTAACTTACGCAAAATACCTGTCTTAAAAAATATATCAATTCTAGATTTATATAAAAATCCAACAATTAGCCAGTTGGAAGAGAAATTTAGTGCACTTAATGCCAATTCTCAGGTAAGTGAAGTGCCAGCGGCTAAGAAAAAATATAGAGCACCTCAGTGGAAGTATTATTTATGTGGTGTTGGTCAATTTTTTGGATGTTTATTGCAATATGCAGTAGGTACCTTACAACTATTGGCTGTTATTTTGTGTTACAGCTGGGTGAGTTCTGAGTATTCGATTATTTCTAGAGAATCACAACTGGCGTTTTTAGCATTGTTTTTATCTATGCCCATCATTTCGTTATTTATCACGATTTGTTTGAAGTGGATTTTACTTGGCAGGGTGAAAGCTGGTGAATATCCGCTTTGGGGGTGGTTTTATTTTCGATGGTGGTTGGTGCAAAGACTGCTCAAGAATTTGTTTTTAGCTAAATTTTTGGTCGGCTCACCGTTAGCGGCTATCTATTATCGATTGTTAGGCGCCAAAATAGGAAAAAATTGTTATTTGGGCTCCATGCAGGTTTCTGCACATGATTTATTAACTGTAGGGGATAATACTTCTATAGGTTCTGATTGCAGACTTAATGGCTACATAGTTGAAGATGGCTGGTTAAAGATTGGCTCTATCAACATAGGCAATAATTGCTATGTGGGCTCACGAGCAGTGGTGGGTTTAAATACCCAGATTGAAGATAATGGGGTTTTGGATGACATGTCCATGCTTCATGATCAAGGTTTAATTCCTCAAGGAGCCTATTTTGCCGGTTCTCCTGCATTGTCTGGTACTGCCCCTGCTGACCATGTTACCCGGAAAAAAATTGCGGTTGAAGAATCGACTATGTTGGAAAATACCCTGTTTGGTATTTTGCACTATTTAGGCGTTGTATTTGTGATGGTGGTGTATTACTTATGCTTAATCCCATCCATCTCTTTGATTAGCTATTACTATGATCAAAGTCATTATTTTACCACGATGTTTTTTGCCATACCTTTGGGCGCGATACTCTTTTTAGGATTATATTATTTATGCATAGTAATCTGTAAAAAGATCATTATGGATAAGATAAAACCTGGCGAATACCCTTTGAAGAGTTTTTATTATTTCCGCCATTGGATCATGGTGAAATTATTAGATGGCGATGAAATTTCAGTGATGGCAGATACTTTGTATTTGCCTATGTTTTTACGCCTGTTGGGTGCAAAGCTGGGTAAAGGCGTCGAACTGGGAGAGACCCCTCATATTATTCCTGATCTAGTTACCATTGAAGAAGGTGGCTTTGCCGCCAGTTCAGTCGCTTTGGCTTGGCCCAGCGTCTGTAATGGTTTCATTTCTTTTGCTCCTGTAACTGTTGGGCGAAGAGCTTTTGTAGGTAATGTAAGTTTATTACCAGCAGGTAAATCAATGGGGGAAGGTGCTTTATTAGGATGTTTATCGGTGACACCACCAGGAGACAAAGCAACAGAGCCTTACTCTGCTTGGTTGGGTTCACCAGCTGTCTTTTTGCCAAAACGCGAATTATTTGTTGGTTTTTCTGATAAGGATACATTTTATCCTTCTAAAAAACTGTACTGTATGCGTTTAGCCATTGAGTTTATGCGAATTATTTTACCGTCAACTTTTTCATTGATTGCATTATTCAATATGCTTTACGTTTTAGACTATATGTTAAGCGAATATTCTTGGTTTGCTACCGCGTTGGTTCTACCACCAGCCGAAATGTTCTTTACAGTTTGTCTCGTTGGAGTATTGGTTGCTCTTAAGTGGTTGATGTTGGGTAGATTGAAGCCTTTAACTAAACCGATTTGGGATCCTTTTATTTGGAAAAATGATGTTATTGAGTACTCGTATAACTACTATACAAATCCCCATTTAACGAACAAAGTTTTGGGAACTCCTTTCGCACTTTGGATACATCGTTGTCTTGGAACTAAAGCGGGTAAACGAGTTTTTACTGACAGCGCTGAGTTTTCAGAATTTGACCTCATTACTATAGGTAATGATGTATGTATCAATGCAGAGACCATCATTCAAACTCATCTTTATGAAGATAGAATATTCAAAGTCTCTAATGTGACTATTGGCTCAGGGTGCAATATAGGGGTAGGTTCAATCGTTCTCTACAATACATTAATGGAAGAGAACTCTTGTCTAGGAAGCCTTTCTTTGTTAATGAAAGGGGAGCGCTTACCTGAAAATACTCATTGGGCTGGTATTCCTGCACAATCAACGGCGCTTGGAACCCAGTATCAGCAAGTTGCTCCGCAGCCGGCAATTACGGAAGAAGTTCCAGGCGAGCCGATTCCGGAATTATTGTAG
- the ftsX gene encoding permease-like cell division protein FtsX, producing the protein MLKQAQAILSYHLQAAVQSLNLLCRKPLATMMTSIVIAIALALPALFWVFSDNVAKLTASWQRGGHISLYLKPGLSEAEQQLVLQKVRETDGVAQVSLKSSTDGLSELTQQEGMQDIMRYLPENPLPALIDVVPALIIDSPAKLDLLARQLQTLSQVDNAKVDMEWISRLHAVLGFAAKFADALLALLAMAVIMIVGTTLRLALHSRQEEIQVLKLIGAKDPFILRPFLYSGVWYGALGAVFAVFMVNIFIFSLGSAVNQLAVAYQMHYPLTGLSMRQILLLVLFAIILGWMGARLSVKRQLASIEPQL; encoded by the coding sequence GTGTTAAAACAAGCACAAGCCATCCTTTCTTATCATCTGCAGGCGGCGGTACAAAGCTTAAATTTATTATGCCGTAAACCATTGGCAACGATGATGACTTCTATAGTGATCGCTATTGCCTTAGCTTTACCGGCTCTCTTTTGGGTATTTTCAGATAATGTTGCTAAATTAACTGCAAGCTGGCAGCGTGGCGGGCATATTTCTCTTTATTTAAAGCCCGGTTTATCTGAAGCAGAACAACAGCTTGTTCTACAAAAAGTCCGTGAGACCGACGGTGTGGCCCAAGTTTCCTTAAAATCCTCTACCGATGGGTTATCGGAATTAACCCAGCAAGAGGGGATGCAGGATATTATGCGTTATCTTCCGGAGAATCCGTTGCCGGCATTGATCGACGTAGTACCTGCGTTAATCATTGATTCACCGGCTAAATTGGATTTATTAGCACGCCAGTTGCAAACTCTATCACAGGTAGACAATGCAAAAGTTGATATGGAGTGGATAAGTCGCTTGCATGCGGTCCTAGGGTTTGCCGCTAAGTTTGCTGACGCATTACTGGCTCTATTGGCAATGGCCGTCATTATGATTGTTGGCACTACTTTACGCTTGGCACTTCATAGCCGACAAGAAGAAATCCAGGTTTTAAAGCTAATTGGTGCAAAAGATCCTTTTATTTTGAGGCCTTTCTTGTATTCAGGTGTTTGGTATGGCGCATTAGGCGCTGTTTTTGCGGTTTTTATGGTGAATATTTTTATTTTCAGTCTAGGCTCGGCGGTAAATCAGTTGGCAGTTGCTTATCAAATGCACTATCCGTTAACCGGTTTGTCAATGCGTCAGATCTTGCTACTTGTTTTATTTGCAATTATACTAGGATGGATGGGGGCACGTTTATCTGTAAAACGTCAATTGGCTTCCATTGAACCACAATTGTAA
- a CDS encoding M16 family metallopeptidase translates to MRKILFTLLMVLSCQTFSQVQEFILNNGLKILIKEDHRAPIAVSMIWYNVGSADEPGGITGISHAMEHMMFKGTEKYPLGVFSKTIAEIGAQANAFTNNDYTAFFEKTDASKLATSFELEADRMNHLLLDANEFAKEIKVIQEERRLRTDDNPQALAFERFLATAHLSAPYHHPVIGWMSDLKQMTVEDLREWYKKYYAPNNATLVVVGDVNPEQVRALAENYFGALPKQPIPERKLKKEPPELGQKIVHIQAAAKLPLLMIGYSVPSVVTAKEAYEPYALEIIAGILDAGDSARFSKKLIRGKHVANGADTYYNPYTRYQTQFIVYGSPNQNHTINDLQGGLLNELDDLKKNPVSAIELQRIKNQIIAQKTFEKDSIFGQASELGLLETIGVGWEKSKEYSQAINAITPQQIQQTAQRYFQDKNMTTAILEPKTQKVAP, encoded by the coding sequence GTGCGCAAAATACTCTTTACTTTACTCATGGTACTATCTTGCCAGACCTTTAGCCAAGTTCAAGAGTTTATCTTGAATAATGGATTAAAAATCTTAATTAAAGAAGATCATCGAGCTCCAATTGCCGTATCAATGATCTGGTATAACGTCGGCTCCGCAGATGAACCCGGTGGAATTACCGGTATATCACATGCCATGGAACATATGATGTTTAAAGGTACTGAAAAATATCCTTTAGGCGTCTTTTCGAAAACCATAGCTGAAATTGGTGCCCAAGCGAATGCATTCACCAATAATGATTATACCGCTTTTTTTGAAAAAACGGATGCTTCAAAACTTGCTACCAGCTTTGAATTGGAAGCGGATCGTATGAATCATCTACTTCTTGATGCGAATGAATTTGCCAAAGAAATTAAAGTAATCCAGGAGGAGCGGCGTCTGCGCACCGATGATAATCCACAGGCACTTGCCTTCGAACGCTTTTTGGCTACGGCACACTTAAGCGCTCCTTATCATCATCCGGTTATTGGCTGGATGAGTGATCTGAAACAGATGACCGTTGAAGACCTCAGGGAATGGTATAAAAAATATTACGCGCCCAATAATGCAACGCTGGTGGTTGTAGGGGATGTTAACCCAGAACAGGTTCGTGCTTTAGCAGAGAATTATTTTGGCGCTTTGCCCAAACAGCCTATACCTGAACGAAAATTAAAAAAAGAACCACCCGAGCTTGGTCAGAAGATTGTTCATATTCAAGCCGCAGCAAAATTACCTTTACTCATGATTGGCTACTCAGTCCCTAGTGTGGTCACTGCAAAAGAAGCCTATGAGCCCTATGCTTTGGAAATCATCGCTGGAATTTTAGACGCGGGGGACAGCGCTCGTTTTTCTAAAAAACTCATTCGAGGCAAGCATGTTGCCAATGGCGCGGATACCTATTATAACCCCTACACAAGATATCAAACTCAGTTCATAGTCTATGGTTCTCCTAACCAAAATCATACAATTAATGACTTACAAGGTGGGCTTCTTAATGAGCTGGATGATTTGAAAAAAAATCCAGTGAGTGCGATTGAATTACAACGGATTAAAAATCAAATCATTGCACAAAAAACTTTTGAAAAAGACTCTATTTTCGGACAAGCCTCAGAATTAGGCCTTTTAGAAACAATCGGTGTGGGTTGGGAAAAAAGCAAAGAGTACTCCCAGGCAATCAATGCAATTACACCCCAACAAATTCAGCAAACCGCACAACGTTATTTTCAAGACAAGAACATGACTACAGCAATCTTAGAACCTAAAACACAAAAGGTGGCACCATGA
- the ftsE gene encoding cell division ATP-binding protein FtsE has protein sequence MITFDQVTKRYPGGFEALSQVNFSLQKGEMVFLTGHSGAGKSTLLKLIALLEWPTSGQLTVNGLRLNQLKKRDVAAHRSQLGITFQSPYLLNDRTVFDNVALPLQIQGMPSPMIAKRVHAALDMVGLLSKEKMLPVHLSGGEQQRVGIARAVVHKPSLLLADEPTGNLDPKLSTEIMAIFEQFNQVGVSILIATHDLALIAGMKHRIVMLKGGRMC, from the coding sequence ATGATCACATTTGACCAAGTAACTAAACGTTATCCAGGTGGTTTTGAAGCGTTAAGCCAGGTGAATTTCTCCTTACAAAAAGGAGAAATGGTGTTTCTTACTGGGCATTCAGGAGCGGGAAAAAGTACCTTACTCAAATTAATTGCTCTTTTAGAATGGCCCACTTCTGGCCAGTTAACTGTAAATGGATTGCGTTTGAATCAGTTAAAAAAGCGCGATGTCGCGGCGCATCGCAGTCAATTGGGAATTACTTTTCAATCACCTTACTTACTGAATGATCGTACCGTATTTGACAATGTCGCTCTACCGTTACAAATTCAGGGGATGCCCTCTCCCATGATTGCCAAAAGAGTGCATGCTGCCTTGGATATGGTGGGATTATTAAGCAAGGAAAAAATGCTTCCTGTCCATTTATCTGGTGGAGAGCAGCAACGCGTGGGGATTGCTCGTGCAGTTGTTCATAAGCCCTCATTGTTATTGGCTGATGAGCCAACAGGAAATCTTGACCCCAAACTTTCCACGGAAATCATGGCTATTTTTGAGCAGTTTAATCAAGTGGGCGTCAGCATATTAATTGCCACCCATGATTTGGCATTAATTGCCGGAATGAAACATCGTATTGTCATGCTCAAAGGAGGACGAATGTGTTAA